A genomic window from Osmia bicornis bicornis chromosome 6, iOsmBic2.1, whole genome shotgun sequence includes:
- the LOC114873493 gene encoding cilia- and flagella-associated protein 58-like, giving the protein MMDMEMNAGLDDDGSEDSEAPSEGSSASSTFCTLEKQYEKALGEIKDNEALVRFKDKYTTLFESLYNAHRTEKELTEKYDALQEEVFASEEKIRELTETITNNNEEIERLNLEVMNTMKRADAAHTREQNAQEVIENLRLNVTQLTQEIAQKNRLLAAGEDSTATKQKEMLQQEKEKLTSEVDTLRERLKNMSSYTDELEKRNSLVGHQIEQMQENLDTQLSEISKERRAKQIAQDEVQNLQEELIAKTDNLHAANSSIQAAADNIFRLESLVKEHKASGEKMQKEINKLSVKKSNLQTDLDNANTQIENLEKDIASKEKQLKETKLALHKMRTEMTKMKTDAGTTTKRLQKLELERSDFEQQMKQALISMRNAEQETLIHRKQYTDKQQQIEVLLREKNILARNQETLGEQIKRLNHQLVVSDYGRRKIEAELDDTTRNVMELTKQLQTVEKEREKHSQTIKDLAYQVEDHISEIKLKQLEISNYKKKLIEAETKYRQQQNLFEAVRAERNAYSKSLVESQDETQDLKNKLSVLSHQIEQLKEDIVTKETNLIKEEFLRNKVEKEKEGIRIELQSARKDASALKREIEKMKEEEKSLRQVIAKAESDIGRHKKDIDTVMNERDIIGTQLVRRNDELSLQYSRIKVLHGTLQRGEVQYNQRLEDIRLLKLEVNKLRTENTLLTKNIENMSDLRQEVFHLNRDLTRERLKVMALEEEVQTPLNIHRWRKLQGSDPSAYELLRKTQILQKRVIKMAHDIIEKEKKIKDTEKLYTNLREVLSQHPGPQVAISLNKTQKALRERGEEMKCLIAELNMYEVQICDYKVDMEKMNNEITDLKKKYYTQKRKLQKSKEFKPRRNSDTMLPVVTRSAKKFCGGGFNMAAPTPRNCFLVHSASR; this is encoded by the exons GACGATGGGAGCGAGGACAGCGAGGCACCTTCGGAGGGTAGCTCGGCGAGCAGCACCTTTTGTACTCTGGAGAAGCAGTACGAGAAG GCGCTGGGGGAAATAAAAGACAACGAAGCATTGGTTCGTTTCAAAGACAAATACACCACTCTCTTTGAATCTCTATACAATGCGCATAGAACGGAAAAAGAGCTGACGGAGAAGTATGATGCACTGCAG GAGGAAGTTTTCGCGAGCGAGGAGAAAATCCGCGAGTTGACGGAAACTATCACGAACAACAACGAGGAGATCGAGAGGTTGAACCTCGAGGTGATGAATACGATGAAGCGAGCTGACGCGGCTCACACGCGCGAACAGAATGCACAGGAAGTGATCGAGAACCTGCGATTGAACGTCACTCAGTTGACCCAGGAAATCGCTCAAAAGAACAGACTGCTCGCCGCTGGCGAGGA TAGTACAGCTACCAAGCAAAAGGAGATGCTTCAGCAGGAGAAGGAGAAACTGACGAGCGAGGTGGACACGTTGAGGGAACGGTTGAAGAACATGTCTTCGTACACCGACGAGCTTGAGAAGAGGAACAGCCTGGTGGGCCATCAGATAGAGCAGATGCAGGAGAACCTGGACACCCAGCTGAGCGAAATCTCGAAAGAACGACGAGCCAAGCAGATTGCTCAAGATGAAGTACAAAATCTGCAAGAGGAGCTTATTGCAAAAACGGATAATCTCCAT GCTGCGAATTCGTCGATCCAAGCAGCAGCGGACAACATATTCAGGCTAGAAAGTTTAGTGAAAGAGCATAAAGCATCCGGTGAGAAAATGCAGAAGGAGATAAACAAGCTGTCTGTAAAAAAATCGAATCTTCAGACGGATCTCGATAACGCGAACACTCAAATAGAAAATCTTGAAAAGGACAttgcatcgaaggaaaagCAGCTGAAGGAAACGAAGCTGGCGTTACACAA AATGAGAACAGAGATGACGAAGATGAAAACCGACGCGGGTACCACAACGAAACGGTTACAGAAACTCGAGTTAGAACGATCAGATTTCGAGCAGCAGATGAAGCAAGCTTTGATATCAATGAGAAATGCTGAACAAGAGACGCTGATACACCGGAAGCAGTATACTGACAAACAGCAACAGATCGAGGTTTTGTTGCGCGAGAAGAACATCCTGGCGCGTAATCAGGAGACCCTAGGAGAACAAATTAAGAGGCTGAACCACCAGCTGGTGGTGAGCGACTACGGTAGGCGAAAGATCGAGGCTGAATTGGACGATACAACGCGAAATGTCATGGAACTGACCAAACAGCTGCAGACGGTTGAAAAGGAGAGGGAAAAACATAGTCAGACGATAAAGGACTTGGCATATCAG GTGGAGGATCACATAAGTGAAATTAAGCTAAAGCAGCTGGAGATTTCGAATTACAAGAAGAAGTTAATAGAAGCTGAGACAAAATACCGTCAACAGCAGAATCTATTCGAGGCTGTCCGTGCTGAAAGAAACGCGTATAGCAAGAGCTTGGTAGAGTCACAGGACGAGACACAGGATCTGAAGAACAAGTTGTCAGTACTTAGCCATCAGATCGAGCAGTTGAAGGAAGATATCGTGACGAAGGAGACCAACCTgatcaaagaagaatttc TTCGCAACaaggtagaaaaagaaaaggaaggcATAAGAATCGAACTGCAATCTGCTCGCAAAGACGCGAGTGCTCTGAAACGCGAGATCGAGaagatgaaagaagaagagaagagccTTCGTCAGGTGATCGCGAAGGCAGAATCAGACATAGGACGCCACAAAAAGGACATAGACACCGTGATGAACGAAAGGGATATTATTGGCACGCAATTAGTCAGAAGGAACGACGAATTGAGCCTTCAATATAGCAGAATAAAAGTGTTGCACGGTACTCTTCAACGTGGTGAGGTTCAGTACAACCAGAGGTTGGAGGATATTAGATTGCTGAAACTAGAGGTGAACAAACTGAGGACAGAGAATACTCTGTTGACGAAGAACATAGAAAACATGAGTGATCTACGTCAGGAAGTATTTCATTTGAATCGTGATTTAACCAGAGAGAGGCTGAAGGTTATGGCACTGGAAGAAGAAGTACAGACTCCATTGAATATTCATAGATGGAGAAAACTTCAA GGTTCTGATCCTTCCGCCTATGAATTGTTGAGGAAAACTCAAATTCTTCAAAAGCGAGTGATTAAAATGGCTCACGATATaattgaaaaggaaaagaaaattaaagataCGGAGAAATTGTACACTAATCTTCGTGAAGTTCTGTCGCAGCACCCAGGACCTCAGGTGGCGATTTCTCTGAATAAAACTCAGAAAGCCTTGCGTGAAAGGGGAGAAGAAATGAAG TGTCTGATCGCAGAATTGAACATGTATGAAGTCCAGATCTGCGATTACAAGGTCGACATGGAGAAGATGAACAACGAGATAACGGAtctaaagaaaaaatattacacTCAAAAACGAAAGTTGCAAAAATCGAAGGAATTCAAACCAAGACGAAACAGCGACACCATGCTACCAGTGGTAACTCGTTCCGCAAAGAAATTCTGCGGTGGAGGCTTTAACATGGCAGCTCCTACCCCGCGAAACTGTTTTCTCGTACACTCTGCAAGTAGATGA